In a single window of the Desulfovibrio sp. ZJ209 genome:
- a CDS encoding NAD(P)-dependent oxidoreductase, protein MTAEGTQGTKRMRIGWIGTGVMGHSMAGHLLDAGWPLIVYTRSKGKAEPLIARGAAWADSPAAVAAASDAVFSIVGYPSDVEAVMLGPDGALGGLAAGGILCDMTTSSPELARRIAAEAAAKGCTSLDAPVTGGDVGAREATLSIFVGGDAAALAKLRPCFEAMGKRIMHCGAPGTGQQAKLANQIAVAGVMFSVCESMLFAQEAGLDVAEWLELVVPGAGGSTAMNTLGRRLLKRDYAPGFFIDHFIKDLGLCLEECRRMKLVLPGATLAEEFYRMMQARGHGQDGTQALIRCLADLSGKEWRGQP, encoded by the coding sequence ATGACGGCAGAAGGCACGCAGGGAACGAAGCGGATGCGCATCGGCTGGATCGGCACCGGCGTCATGGGGCATTCCATGGCCGGCCATCTGCTGGACGCGGGCTGGCCGCTCATCGTCTATACCCGCAGCAAGGGCAAGGCCGAGCCGCTCATCGCGCGCGGCGCCGCCTGGGCCGACAGCCCGGCGGCCGTGGCGGCAGCTTCTGATGCGGTCTTTTCCATCGTGGGTTATCCCTCCGATGTGGAAGCCGTCATGCTCGGGCCAGACGGCGCCCTCGGCGGGCTCGCAGCGGGGGGCATCCTGTGCGACATGACCACCTCGAGCCCGGAGCTCGCCCGGCGCATCGCCGCCGAGGCAGCGGCAAAGGGCTGCACCAGCCTCGACGCGCCGGTGACTGGCGGCGACGTGGGCGCGCGCGAGGCCACGCTGTCCATCTTCGTGGGCGGCGACGCCGCCGCGCTTGCGAAGCTGCGCCCCTGCTTCGAGGCCATGGGCAAGCGGATCATGCACTGCGGCGCCCCGGGCACGGGCCAGCAGGCCAAGCTCGCCAACCAGATCGCCGTGGCCGGCGTCATGTTCAGCGTGTGTGAGTCCATGCTTTTCGCGCAGGAGGCCGGGCTCGACGTGGCCGAGTGGCTTGAGCTCGTGGTGCCCGGCGCCGGCGGCAGCACCGCCATGAACACCCTGGGCCGGCGCCTGCTCAAGCGCGACTATGCGCCCGGTTTCTTCATCGACCATTTCATCAAGGATCTCGGCCTCTGCCTCGAGGAGTGCCGCCGCATGAAGCTGGTGCTTCCCGGCGCCACCCTGGCCGAGGAATTTTACCGGATGATGCAGGCCAGGGGCCATGGACAGGACGGCACCCAGGCCCTCATCCGCTGCCTGGCCGACCTCTCCGGCAAGGAGTGGCGCGGGCAGCCCTGA